From one Pedobacter faecalis genomic stretch:
- a CDS encoding glycosyltransferase family 2 protein, protein MNLDFSIVICTYNPDPRILGRCLAAVDALNKSALDYEIILVDNNSTVPLAGQDYIERYRSRLSNFQVLLEPEQGLTPARMAGINAAAGRHVVFFDDDNGPESHYLQELLVLIERHSHVVAWGPGNIDVDFIDGIQPGIEAFARSVFQERRSTHVEYANIRSWQACYPFGTGMCVRTSYLKEFARRTKNGEFTLPDRTGDALSSGGDVQIILFVLKSGAAAGISPGLKLTHIIPSKRANFEYIKRLLYAVYLGGAITILEVFPEQRDAILGASISKSKFSRRALKKYLGLLLNNKPTRVFKFIIYIASVSGEYLALKRPVPSLVTWIIRRMVFR, encoded by the coding sequence ATGAACCTCGACTTTTCTATAGTCATCTGCACTTATAATCCCGACCCTAGAATACTCGGGCGTTGCTTGGCTGCAGTTGACGCTTTAAACAAAAGTGCTTTGGATTATGAGATTATACTCGTCGATAACAATAGTACCGTTCCTCTCGCGGGTCAAGATTATATCGAAAGATACCGGAGTAGATTATCGAATTTCCAGGTTCTTTTAGAGCCGGAACAAGGCCTTACTCCAGCTAGGATGGCGGGTATTAACGCTGCGGCAGGAAGGCATGTTGTTTTTTTTGATGACGATAATGGGCCGGAGAGCCATTATCTCCAGGAGCTATTGGTATTGATCGAACGGCACAGCCATGTAGTAGCATGGGGACCCGGAAACATTGACGTTGATTTCATCGATGGCATTCAACCAGGCATTGAAGCGTTTGCCAGGTCGGTATTTCAGGAGAGGCGCAGCACTCATGTTGAATATGCTAATATCAGGTCATGGCAAGCATGTTATCCTTTTGGCACGGGGATGTGTGTACGAACATCCTATCTGAAAGAATTTGCGCGCCGGACCAAAAATGGAGAGTTCACGCTTCCGGATAGAACAGGCGATGCGCTGAGTAGTGGTGGTGACGTTCAGATTATTTTGTTTGTCCTAAAAAGCGGAGCAGCAGCAGGCATCTCCCCCGGCTTGAAGTTGACGCATATTATTCCCTCGAAACGTGCTAACTTCGAATATATTAAGCGATTATTATATGCTGTTTACTTAGGGGGCGCTATAACTATTCTGGAAGTTTTTCCCGAGCAAAGGGACGCCATATTAGGCGCATCAATATCCAAATCAAAATTCTCGAGAAGGGCACTGAAGAAGTATCTGGGCTTGCTACTTAATAACAAGCCAACGAGAGTTTTCAAGTTCATTATATATATAGCGTCTGTTAGCGGCGAGTACCTTGCCTTAAAAAGGCCGGTGCCTTCTCTTGTAACCTGGATTATCCGGAGAATGGTATTTCGGTAA
- a CDS encoding glycosyltransferase has translation MKNELISIALCTYNGQKHIEAQLDTLLAQDYPNLEVVIVDDCSSDSTYDILESYRDRNKQIRLYRNENNIGFNRNFEKALGLCEGTYIAIADQDDVWDLQKLSKLYAAIGSSLLIYHDSAVIEEDRLTGKRLSDGHRFVSGQCEQYLLYNNCVSGHASLFHCSLKAYVLPFPKETYYDWWMAYTAASLGRIKFITEPLVSHRRHASNTTSSDTRTTERTRRINTLKLFKNHAVTPRATGKLIDRLLDGYAVLERQPFSRTLLVTLLRHRSKLFFVRKRSAFTLFKFILNECLANSGRFNSKR, from the coding sequence ATGAAGAATGAACTCATTTCTATTGCCCTGTGCACTTATAATGGTCAAAAGCATATCGAGGCTCAACTGGACACCCTTCTCGCACAGGACTATCCTAATCTCGAAGTGGTGATTGTAGACGACTGTTCTTCCGACAGCACGTATGACATTCTGGAGTCTTACCGCGACCGAAACAAGCAAATCCGTTTATATCGGAATGAAAACAATATTGGCTTTAACCGAAACTTTGAGAAGGCGCTTGGGCTTTGTGAGGGAACCTACATTGCCATTGCAGACCAGGACGACGTATGGGATCTGCAGAAACTTTCAAAACTCTACGCAGCTATCGGTTCTTCGTTGCTGATCTATCACGACTCGGCTGTTATCGAAGAAGATCGGCTCACAGGAAAGAGATTGTCAGACGGACATCGCTTTGTTAGCGGACAATGCGAACAATATCTCCTTTACAACAATTGCGTTTCAGGTCATGCGAGCTTATTCCATTGTTCACTTAAGGCATATGTATTGCCATTTCCGAAAGAAACATACTATGACTGGTGGATGGCTTACACCGCCGCCTCTTTAGGCAGAATCAAGTTTATAACAGAGCCTTTGGTGAGCCATCGCAGGCATGCCTCCAATACAACATCTTCTGACACACGTACGACCGAACGTACACGACGCATCAATACACTTAAGCTGTTTAAAAACCATGCTGTTACTCCCCGCGCGACAGGCAAGCTGATCGACCGGCTCCTAGACGGATATGCAGTACTAGAGCGGCAGCCGTTTTCGCGCACACTTTTGGTAACGTTGCTTCGACATAGAAGCAAACTTTTCTTTGTCAGAAAACGGTCGGCTTTCACTTTATTCAAATTTATCCTTAATGAATGCCTTGCCAACTCTGGCCGGTTCAATAGTAAACGTTAA
- a CDS encoding ABC transporter ATP-binding protein, with product MKIYFRLLSFAKPIEKFAIPYIIATLIAIFFNTALFTLIGPLLETLFTGSSSTTRNIDTSDAFFDPVGKYNEYVNYMIQTEGKIYTLKIVCITIVVVVILANLFRYLSQRYMEDLRVHTLLNLRRTVFNNVMDLNVGFFNNERKGDIISKVASDVQIVQFTVTNTLQVVFKEPAQLLFYIAILLSISVKLTLFSLLVIPVAGLIISKIVKRLKQQTNQSHESFAKMLGFLDEALSGIKIVKAFNATGRTKERFNEENKFYSYLNRKIARRQQLASPVSQTLGVIVVAGIVLYGGMLILNGQGDLTPAKFLVYIATFSQVMQPVKAISDSFSGIHSGITAGERVLALIDTKPAFSDKPGARQVETFDKALRLEHVTFGYGDKIVLDDISLEIRKGQTVALVGPSGGGKSTLMDLIPRFHEPISGTLYLDDQPYVDLNTESIRAQMGIVNQDSFLFNDSIYNNIAYGKPGATEQEVVRAAEIANAHEFILNTEEGYHTNVGDRGNKLSGGQRQRICIARAVLANPPVMLLDEATSALDTESERLVQDALNNLMKNRTCVIIAHRLSTIQHADKIAVIEKGKIVEAGNHTELLAQNGLYKRLISMQAFND from the coding sequence ATGAAGATATATTTCAGACTTCTCTCCTTTGCAAAGCCAATTGAAAAATTTGCGATTCCTTATATCATTGCTACACTTATTGCCATATTTTTCAACACCGCGCTGTTCACCCTTATCGGACCTTTGCTTGAGACGCTGTTTACAGGAAGTTCCTCCACTACACGAAATATAGACACCTCCGATGCATTTTTTGACCCTGTCGGCAAATACAACGAGTATGTCAATTACATGATCCAGACAGAGGGAAAGATCTATACTTTGAAGATCGTCTGCATCACTATTGTTGTCGTTGTTATTCTCGCCAATCTCTTTCGCTATCTCTCTCAGCGTTATATGGAAGATTTGAGGGTGCATACATTGTTAAACCTCCGCCGGACCGTATTTAATAATGTCATGGACCTCAATGTTGGGTTCTTTAACAATGAGCGAAAAGGAGACATTATATCAAAAGTCGCTTCAGACGTGCAGATCGTTCAGTTTACCGTTACAAATACGCTTCAGGTAGTCTTTAAAGAACCCGCGCAATTGCTTTTCTATATTGCTATCCTGTTGTCTATTTCGGTTAAACTCACCCTCTTCTCACTTTTGGTAATCCCGGTTGCGGGACTAATCATAAGTAAGATCGTTAAACGCCTTAAGCAACAAACAAATCAGTCTCACGAATCATTCGCCAAGATGCTGGGCTTCCTTGACGAAGCGCTGAGCGGAATCAAGATCGTAAAAGCCTTCAACGCTACCGGGCGAACAAAGGAACGCTTCAACGAGGAAAACAAGTTCTATTCTTATTTGAACCGGAAAATTGCAAGGCGCCAGCAATTGGCTTCGCCTGTATCTCAAACGCTCGGTGTAATTGTTGTTGCAGGAATTGTCCTTTATGGAGGCATGCTTATTTTGAATGGTCAGGGTGATCTTACACCGGCCAAATTTCTGGTATATATTGCTACTTTTTCGCAGGTAATGCAGCCTGTTAAGGCAATAAGTGATTCATTCAGCGGAATTCATTCCGGAATTACTGCAGGTGAGCGCGTACTTGCGCTCATAGACACTAAACCGGCTTTTAGCGACAAACCGGGGGCGAGGCAAGTCGAGACATTCGATAAAGCACTTAGACTTGAACACGTGACCTTCGGTTATGGGGACAAGATTGTGCTTGATGACATCAGCCTTGAAATCAGGAAAGGTCAAACAGTCGCTTTAGTAGGGCCCTCAGGAGGGGGAAAAAGCACCCTTATGGATTTGATACCTCGTTTCCACGAACCCATTTCCGGAACGCTCTACCTCGATGACCAGCCTTATGTCGACCTGAATACCGAAAGCATCCGTGCACAGATGGGCATTGTAAATCAGGACTCCTTCCTGTTTAATGACTCAATCTACAACAACATTGCTTACGGTAAGCCGGGGGCAACAGAGCAAGAGGTCGTCCGCGCAGCCGAAATCGCGAATGCACACGAGTTCATTCTGAACACCGAGGAAGGATATCACACCAATGTGGGCGACCGCGGCAATAAATTATCAGGAGGCCAAAGGCAACGAATCTGCATAGCCAGGGCAGTACTTGCCAATCCGCCTGTCATGCTGCTTGATGAGGCGACCTCAGCGCTCGATACAGAGTCCGAAAGACTTGTGCAAGACGCCTTAAATAACCTGATGAAAAACCGCACATGCGTGATCATCGCCCACAGGTTAAGTACCATTCAGCACGCAGATAAGATTGCAGTTATCGAGAAAGGGAAGATAGTAGAAGCCGGCAATCATACTGAACTACTTGCTCAAAACGGCCTCTATAAACGTCTGATTTCCATGCAGGCGTTTAATGATTAG
- a CDS encoding glycosyltransferase family 2 protein, protein MTSKISIITVNLNNAYGLEKTIRSVTEQTFRDFEFLVIDGASTDGSRDILGKYKDKIDVLISEPDTGIYNAMNKGIRQASGDYLLFLNSGDYLHDNMVLQSVALSIAGNKDIYYGNIIYEEPGKQQFRTFPPLLSFSFFIEHNISHQASFIKRELFQKFFLYNENFRIVSDWEFFIYTICKENVSYQHLDMIITNYDATGISSEINNHVSMHGERNLVLKRHFPAFYDDRETLTVLRSRRGRQFLKIRKHKVAWSLLKSMMSIITVFLPQEK, encoded by the coding sequence ATGACGAGCAAAATATCCATCATAACGGTGAACCTGAACAACGCTTACGGCTTGGAGAAAACAATCAGAAGTGTGACTGAGCAGACATTCCGTGACTTTGAGTTCCTGGTCATTGATGGCGCCAGTACAGACGGCAGTAGAGATATCTTAGGCAAATACAAAGATAAAATAGACGTCCTGATCAGCGAGCCCGACACAGGCATCTACAACGCGATGAATAAAGGCATTAGACAGGCTTCGGGCGACTATCTGCTGTTTCTTAACAGTGGAGATTATCTTCATGACAATATGGTTTTGCAGAGTGTCGCGTTATCTATTGCGGGCAACAAGGACATATACTACGGCAATATAATCTATGAAGAGCCTGGAAAACAACAATTCAGGACCTTTCCCCCGTTATTATCGTTTTCGTTTTTTATTGAACACAACATATCACACCAGGCAAGCTTTATCAAACGGGAATTATTTCAGAAATTCTTCCTCTACAATGAAAATTTCCGAATAGTGTCAGACTGGGAATTCTTCATCTATACCATATGTAAGGAAAATGTTTCATATCAACATTTAGACATGATCATTACAAATTACGATGCGACGGGCATCTCTTCCGAGATAAATAATCACGTATCCATGCACGGCGAACGCAACCTGGTCCTGAAACGACATTTTCCAGCCTTTTACGATGATCGTGAAACCCTTACAGTATTAAGATCGAGGCGTGGTCGCCAATTCTTAAAAATCCGGAAGCATAAAGTTGCATGGTCATTGCTAAAAAGTATGATGAGTATAATCACTGTTTTTCTCCCACAGGAGAAATAA
- a CDS encoding glycosyltransferase family 2 protein, which translates to MQISAVVITKNAEHTIGRCLESAREVADEVIVIDSGSTDRTVEIASSYRCKVISTAWLGYGPTKNIGHKEAQYPFILSLDSDEELSHDLIEEINNIKSSLTGAYRFRRLNNYCGQWIRYGIWNPDKKIRLFPRHVRWNEAAVHEQLTLSGLTVEDLKGKLLHYAYSTRSELAAKTRAYAVLGSADQLKRTSIALFFKMVFSPVSIFVRSYFIKLGFLDGVAGLIISSFAALGTFLKYKMALSKKRSRL; encoded by the coding sequence ATGCAGATTTCGGCCGTCGTGATTACAAAAAATGCAGAGCACACTATTGGGCGCTGTCTTGAAAGCGCTCGTGAGGTGGCAGACGAAGTCATAGTGATCGACTCGGGCAGTACGGATCGCACTGTCGAAATCGCGTCTTCCTACCGCTGCAAAGTCATATCCACTGCTTGGCTTGGGTACGGCCCCACCAAGAACATCGGCCATAAAGAAGCTCAATATCCTTTCATACTGTCGCTGGATTCCGATGAAGAGCTGTCCCATGATCTCATAGAAGAAATTAACAACATTAAATCCAGCTTAACTGGAGCTTACAGATTCCGCCGGCTGAACAATTATTGCGGACAGTGGATAAGATATGGTATCTGGAATCCCGACAAAAAGATTCGCCTGTTCCCGCGGCATGTCAGATGGAACGAGGCCGCAGTCCATGAACAACTGACCTTGTCAGGGCTTACTGTAGAGGACTTAAAAGGAAAGCTACTTCATTATGCCTATAGCACAAGAAGTGAACTTGCTGCCAAAACCAGAGCATATGCTGTACTCGGATCGGCAGACCAGCTAAAGCGAACTTCTATAGCACTATTTTTCAAGATGGTGTTCTCTCCAGTAAGCATCTTTGTCCGATCCTACTTTATCAAGCTTGGATTTCTGGATGGCGTAGCCGGCTTGATTATTAGCAGCTTTGCGGCCTTAGGCACTTTTCTGAAATACAAAATGGCATTGTCGAAAAAAAGGAGCCGGCTATGA
- a CDS encoding alpha-1,2-fucosyltransferase, whose amino-acid sequence MIYLSGYGQMCNNIVQFGHYYAFARENNLKIIGLRFCYKYPYFNINNERGYNWITYLSAKYGAKLGIIPSIELNEPEEDQSQKTELLKTSKLILVNGWYFRKYELFLKYRPEIKKLFDFNTRTRNAVEQFMASHPANKPRIGLHIRRGDYATWHDGKYFFSDEDYAEIISGFLQESGMDDVSIYIVSNHKVDVDVFQGITKQRCYTLNGNPGEDLCLLSKCEYIIGPPSTFSLVASFYSDADLYWIFDKHKPLAKKDFRKFDYWFRNII is encoded by the coding sequence ATGATATACCTTTCCGGATACGGTCAAATGTGCAACAACATCGTACAGTTTGGACATTACTATGCATTTGCACGCGAGAATAACCTCAAAATCATCGGACTAAGGTTTTGTTACAAATATCCTTATTTCAATATCAACAACGAACGTGGGTATAACTGGATCACCTATTTATCAGCAAAATATGGCGCAAAATTAGGTATAATACCCAGCATCGAACTTAACGAACCTGAAGAAGATCAATCGCAAAAAACTGAACTGCTAAAAACCAGCAAGCTTATCCTGGTCAACGGCTGGTATTTTCGCAAGTATGAGCTGTTTCTGAAATACCGGCCGGAAATCAAAAAACTTTTTGACTTTAACACCAGGACTCGCAATGCCGTGGAACAATTTATGGCATCGCATCCGGCAAACAAACCGCGTATTGGCCTTCATATCAGACGGGGCGATTACGCTACCTGGCACGATGGCAAATACTTTTTTTCTGACGAAGATTATGCGGAGATCATATCAGGCTTTCTTCAGGAGTCTGGGATGGATGACGTAAGTATTTATATCGTCAGCAATCACAAGGTTGATGTCGACGTTTTCCAAGGGATAACAAAACAGCGATGCTATACACTAAACGGAAATCCTGGAGAAGACCTCTGTCTGCTTTCAAAATGTGAGTATATTATAGGCCCACCAAGTACCTTTTCCCTCGTCGCATCTTTCTATTCAGATGCAGATTTGTACTGGATTTTTGATAAGCACAAGCCCTTAGCGAAGAAAGACTTCAGGAAGTTTGATTACTGGTTCAGGAACATCATCTAA
- a CDS encoding nucleotide-diphospho-sugar transferase has protein sequence MTKAYQVKSPILFLVFNRPEVTKLVFDEIRKAQPSRLYIAADGPRGNRPDETDLCKKVLEIVDQITWPCTVQRLVRMENLGCRDAVSGAIDWFFSNEPEGIILEDDCLPEPDFFRYCDYMLEHFRDDTRFRHVAGCNLQLGKIWNTASVYYSNQTNVWGWASWARVWKDYDKYLSRYEASEVEDQFAKIFSDHFAVEFWVQIFKDLKSGKIDTWDYQLTIINFFNNGLSVIPNVSLIKNIGFGKGATHTLDEANAYSQIETGTLGQITLPKYVLPQKDADFAVTFRELNLKEKWRVYNKPKNRIRRFLKL, from the coding sequence ATGACCAAAGCGTATCAGGTTAAGTCGCCCATCCTTTTTTTGGTGTTTAACAGGCCGGAAGTAACAAAATTAGTGTTCGATGAGATCAGGAAGGCGCAGCCTTCGCGCCTGTACATAGCCGCGGACGGCCCCAGAGGCAATCGTCCAGACGAAACAGACTTATGCAAAAAAGTTCTTGAAATCGTCGATCAGATAACCTGGCCTTGTACCGTTCAGCGCCTTGTCAGGATGGAGAACCTGGGCTGCCGCGACGCAGTTTCCGGAGCGATTGACTGGTTCTTTTCAAACGAACCGGAGGGCATTATTCTTGAAGACGATTGCTTGCCCGAACCGGACTTTTTTCGCTATTGTGATTACATGCTGGAACATTTCCGGGATGACACGCGCTTCAGGCATGTAGCCGGTTGTAATCTGCAACTCGGGAAAATATGGAACACTGCCAGCGTATATTATTCCAACCAGACAAACGTTTGGGGATGGGCAAGTTGGGCGCGTGTGTGGAAAGATTACGACAAATATTTAAGCCGATACGAAGCATCGGAAGTAGAGGATCAATTCGCCAAAATATTCAGTGACCATTTTGCTGTTGAGTTTTGGGTGCAAATTTTTAAAGACTTAAAATCCGGCAAGATAGATACCTGGGATTATCAGCTTACCATCATTAATTTCTTTAATAACGGGCTGTCGGTGATTCCAAATGTGAGTCTCATTAAGAACATTGGATTTGGCAAAGGGGCAACACACACATTAGATGAGGCGAACGCGTACAGCCAGATCGAAACGGGGACTCTTGGACAAATCACGCTCCCCAAGTATGTGCTTCCGCAAAAAGATGCAGACTTTGCCGTTACTTTCAGAGAACTCAATCTGAAAGAAAAATGGCGGGTATATAATAAGCCCAAAAATAGAATCCGTCGTTTCCTAAAACTTTAG
- a CDS encoding glycosyltransferase has product MRDFIATIFNILSSKRKQPLAQAKSKSLLIVDDTLPLYDQSSGSRRLFELIKIFLQMDLNVIFIADDGMRKEPYYSQLRSMGVEVICEDRAVAQRLLNKKLNLIHYAWLSRPALNSRFQPRLNKHTKKIFDTVDLHYVRMLRQAEETQNPRLRKKALETKKSELYLARRSDITVTVTQVEKELLINEQIKNVWVVPNIHSRAVGDVAPFPSRKGILFIGGYKHEPNIDAALWLVNEIMPDVWKEDPDVELTLLGSDPTNEILNLRSGRIHVPGYVKDVSEYFINHRVFVAPLRYGAGMKGKLGQSFEYALPIVSTQVGVEGMGLVDGKHVLIADTAKSFANQVMRLYNDAQLWARLSSNSSEAISEYNPEAIGKTIKELIAHLDDQNFS; this is encoded by the coding sequence ATGAGAGACTTTATAGCAACAATTTTCAATATACTATCCTCAAAGCGGAAGCAGCCGCTGGCTCAAGCAAAATCAAAGAGCTTGCTGATTGTTGACGACACGCTGCCGCTCTATGATCAGTCGTCAGGATCAAGACGGCTGTTTGAACTGATTAAGATCTTCCTGCAGATGGACCTTAATGTCATATTCATTGCAGACGACGGCATGCGAAAAGAACCCTATTATTCACAACTCCGGTCAATGGGCGTAGAGGTAATATGTGAGGACCGTGCCGTCGCGCAACGATTGTTGAATAAAAAGCTTAACCTGATTCATTATGCCTGGTTGTCCAGACCGGCGCTAAACAGCCGGTTTCAACCTCGATTAAATAAGCATACAAAGAAAATCTTTGATACTGTCGACCTCCATTATGTACGGATGTTACGGCAGGCGGAAGAAACACAAAATCCCAGGTTAAGGAAAAAAGCACTTGAAACAAAAAAAAGCGAGTTGTACCTCGCCCGTCGAAGCGACATCACCGTTACGGTTACCCAGGTTGAAAAAGAACTACTGATAAATGAGCAAATCAAGAATGTCTGGGTCGTACCCAACATCCATTCGCGGGCGGTTGGGGATGTCGCGCCTTTCCCGTCTCGAAAAGGGATTCTCTTTATAGGAGGATACAAACACGAACCGAATATTGACGCTGCGCTCTGGTTGGTAAACGAAATTATGCCGGATGTTTGGAAGGAAGATCCCGACGTCGAATTAACCCTGCTCGGAAGCGACCCTACAAATGAAATTCTAAATTTACGATCTGGGCGGATTCATGTACCGGGTTATGTAAAAGACGTTTCCGAATATTTTATAAATCACCGGGTTTTTGTGGCACCGCTACGTTATGGGGCCGGAATGAAAGGCAAACTTGGGCAGAGCTTTGAATACGCTTTACCCATTGTATCTACCCAGGTCGGTGTTGAAGGAATGGGTCTAGTCGACGGGAAACATGTCCTGATTGCCGACACAGCTAAATCTTTTGCCAATCAAGTAATGAGGCTCTACAACGACGCACAGCTTTGGGCCAGGCTTAGCAGCAACTCGTCAGAAGCCATATCAGAATATAATCCTGAAGCCATCGGGAAAACTATAAAAGAGCTTATTGCACATTTGGACGACCAGAACTTTTCATAA
- a CDS encoding glycosyltransferase family 4 protein, whose product MDDQSTRLLIDHQIFSLQSSYGGISRYFANIISQSEAQKHLRVSLGVLYSTNYYLQSLLTPRQKTVGKMLLKKQRKIYKWNQKYSVHLLKKESYNIFHPTYYDPYFIPYCKSGFILTVHDMIHERYPAFFDRTDPTAAHKRQCIEEASHIIAISDTTKKDLIDILGVQPDCISVIHHGYKSLSESTHSEPDRFREYLLFVGDRGGYKNFIAFVTAVAPILSETQDLHLVCAGGGELQTAEIELLRRFKISNKVIQINAHDGELRGLYENALCFVFPSLYEGFGFPILEAFDCNCPVLASDTPCFREIGEGAVRYFDPTCPQSIYSEVKAALYNSSLRANLNAAGAIQLEKFSIAESLEKTIDVYKKFQK is encoded by the coding sequence ATGGACGATCAGTCAACACGCCTTCTAATTGATCACCAGATCTTCTCCCTGCAAAGTTCGTACGGAGGAATTTCACGGTATTTTGCAAATATAATCTCTCAGTCAGAAGCACAAAAGCACCTCCGCGTTTCGCTTGGCGTTTTATACAGCACAAACTATTACTTGCAATCACTGCTAACCCCCCGGCAAAAAACCGTTGGCAAAATGCTGTTAAAGAAACAAAGAAAGATTTACAAATGGAACCAAAAATATAGTGTGCATCTCTTGAAAAAAGAGTCTTACAATATCTTTCATCCGACCTATTACGATCCCTATTTCATACCATACTGCAAGAGCGGTTTTATTCTGACTGTCCACGACATGATACATGAGCGTTATCCTGCTTTCTTTGATCGAACAGACCCTACCGCTGCGCATAAAAGACAATGTATTGAGGAAGCATCGCATATTATCGCTATATCTGATACAACAAAAAAAGACCTCATAGACATCCTGGGAGTACAGCCTGACTGTATTTCGGTTATCCATCACGGCTACAAAAGCTTGTCCGAATCTACACATTCAGAACCAGATCGTTTCAGGGAATACCTTCTCTTCGTGGGCGACAGGGGTGGATACAAGAACTTTATAGCGTTCGTTACAGCGGTGGCCCCGATCTTGTCCGAAACACAAGATTTACATTTGGTCTGTGCTGGCGGAGGAGAACTGCAAACTGCCGAAATAGAGCTTCTGCGCCGATTTAAAATATCTAACAAGGTCATTCAGATCAATGCACACGACGGGGAGTTAAGGGGTCTATATGAGAATGCACTTTGCTTCGTATTTCCCTCCTTATATGAAGGATTTGGCTTCCCAATTTTGGAGGCTTTTGACTGCAACTGCCCCGTATTGGCGAGCGATACCCCTTGTTTCAGAGAAATCGGCGAGGGTGCGGTTCGCTATTTTGACCCGACTTGTCCTCAAAGCATCTATTCCGAAGTTAAGGCGGCATTGTACAACTCATCACTGCGGGCTAACTTAAATGCTGCCGGAGCAATCCAGCTAGAAAAATTCTCTATCGCAGAATCACTTGAAAAAACCATAGATGTTTACAAAAAGTTCCAGAAATGA